In the genome of Triticum urartu cultivar G1812 chromosome 5, Tu2.1, whole genome shotgun sequence, one region contains:
- the LOC125506137 gene encoding histone H2A-like, translating to MDASATGAVSKAKKYVVGRKLGGGPRKKAVARSVKAGLQFPVGRIGRFLKKGRYAQRVGMGAPVYLASVLEYLAAELLELAGNAAKDNKKSRIIPRHLLLAIRNDQELGKLLAGVTIAHGGVLPNINPVLLPKKTAEKEPKSPKKAPKSPKSPKKA from the coding sequence ATGGACGCCTCTGCCACCGGCGCCGTCTCCAAGGCGAAGAAGTACGTGGTGGGGCGCAAGCTCGGCGGCGGCCCCAGGAAGAAGGCGGTGGCGCGGTCCGTCAAGGCCGGGCTGCAGTTCCCCGTCGGTCGCATCGGCCGCTTCCTCAAGAAGGGCCGCTACGCGCAGCGCGTCGGCATGGGCGCCCCCGTCTACCTCGCCTCCGTCCTGGAGTACCTCGCCGCCGAGCTTCTGGAGCTCGCAGGGAACGCCGCCAAGGACAACAAGAAGTCCCGCATCATCCCGCGCCACCTGCTTCTCGCCATCCGGAACGACCAAGAGCTCGGCAAGCTGCTCGCCGGCGTCACCATCGCGCATGGCGGCGTGCTGCCCAACATCAACCCCGTGCTGCTCCCCAAGAAGACGGCCGAGAAGGAGCCCAAGTCGCCCAAGAAGGCCCCCAAGTCCCCCAAGTCCCCCAAGAAGGCTTAG